One window from the genome of Bacillus tianshenii encodes:
- a CDS encoding S1C family serine protease, protein MGYYDQDYKEPPRRQKGNRSEGFIAGIIGAVIGALIIVFSLPFLSQWDILPYDISGIGENQEEQDEAGVQQPGETKTINVDVETAVTQAVDKASDAVVGVVNIQETTFWQQQGATEAGTGSGVIYKKTDGSAFVVTNHHVVEGASKLEVSLSDGSRVPAELLGSDMFTDLAVLRIDAKHVKKVAEFGTSENLQAGERVLAIGNPLGLQFAGSVTSGIVSGTERSIDIDINKDGQIDWQAEVLQTDAAINPGNSGGALVNLDGQVVGINSMKIAQQSVEGIGFAIPMSTVQPIIEDLEKFGEVKRPFMGISMRSLSEIPSYHWQESLKLPKDVNHGVFVVGVVPGSPAGKAGLQELDVITQLDGQEVKNVIQLRKYLYNNKEIGDTMTITYYRNGQKNSAEIKLASEGTY, encoded by the coding sequence ATGGGTTATTACGATCAAGATTACAAGGAACCTCCTCGCAGACAAAAAGGTAACAGATCAGAAGGGTTTATTGCAGGTATTATCGGAGCTGTGATAGGTGCGCTTATTATTGTTTTTTCCCTGCCTTTTCTAAGTCAATGGGACATCCTCCCTTATGACATCTCAGGAATTGGTGAAAATCAAGAAGAGCAAGATGAAGCGGGTGTTCAACAACCAGGAGAAACGAAAACAATTAATGTGGATGTTGAAACAGCAGTAACTCAAGCTGTAGATAAGGCCTCCGATGCGGTTGTTGGCGTCGTAAATATTCAAGAAACAACATTCTGGCAGCAACAAGGAGCAACGGAAGCGGGCACAGGCTCAGGGGTTATTTACAAGAAAACAGATGGCAGTGCCTTTGTCGTGACGAATCACCATGTTGTAGAAGGGGCTTCTAAGCTTGAGGTTAGCTTAAGTGATGGCTCGCGTGTTCCTGCTGAATTACTCGGTAGCGATATGTTTACTGATTTAGCTGTTCTTCGAATCGATGCGAAGCATGTGAAGAAGGTTGCTGAATTTGGTACTTCTGAAAACTTACAAGCTGGTGAACGCGTACTTGCGATTGGAAATCCACTTGGTCTTCAATTTGCAGGCTCTGTGACAAGCGGGATCGTCAGCGGCACAGAACGTTCCATTGATATTGATATTAATAAAGATGGTCAAATTGACTGGCAAGCAGAAGTGTTACAAACAGATGCAGCCATTAACCCCGGGAACAGTGGCGGGGCATTAGTCAATCTGGATGGACAGGTTGTTGGGATTAATTCAATGAAAATTGCTCAGCAATCAGTTGAAGGAATTGGCTTTGCCATTCCGATGAGTACGGTACAACCAATTATCGAGGATCTTGAGAAGTTTGGTGAAGTGAAACGTCCATTTATGGGAATCAGCATGCGTTCACTTTCTGAAATTCCAAGCTACCACTGGCAAGAATCATTAAAATTACCGAAAGACGTGAATCACGGAGTATTTGTCGTTGGCGTCGTACCTGGCTCTCCAGCAGGAAAAGCAGGCTTACAGGAACTAGATGTCATTACACAGTTGGATGGACAAGAAGTAAAGAATGTCATTCAGCTGCGGAAATATCTCTACAACAACAAAGAAATTGGTGATACAATGACAATCACGTATTATCGTAACGGCCAGAAGAATTCAGCAGAAATTAAGCTTGCATCAGAAGGAACATATTAA
- a CDS encoding MBL fold metallo-hydrolase, with the protein MSLHFSVLASGSSGNAFYIGTENQKLLVDAGLSGKQMEQLMKRVDINPKELNGILVTHEHSDHIKGLGILARRYNLPIYANEKTWNAMEGHIGAVPTEQKFIFDMETVRSFGDLDVESFGVSHDAAEPMFYVFHYEGKKISLVTDLGYVSERIKGTVKNSDALVFESNHDVGMLRMGRYPWNVKRRILSDVGHVSNEDAALALTDIIGDQTKRIYLAHLSKDNNMKDLARMSVAQVLEQRGFGPGEQFELYDTDPTKPTEMLFV; encoded by the coding sequence ATGAGTTTACATTTTAGCGTATTAGCAAGCGGCAGCTCTGGTAATGCGTTCTATATTGGTACGGAAAATCAAAAATTACTAGTTGATGCCGGATTAAGCGGAAAGCAAATGGAGCAGTTGATGAAGCGAGTGGATATTAATCCAAAGGAATTGAACGGTATTTTGGTCACACATGAGCATAGTGACCATATTAAGGGATTAGGCATTCTTGCTAGGCGGTATAACCTGCCGATCTACGCCAATGAAAAGACGTGGAATGCAATGGAAGGGCATATTGGAGCCGTTCCAACCGAGCAAAAATTCATTTTTGATATGGAAACTGTTCGCTCATTCGGTGACCTAGATGTTGAATCCTTCGGTGTTTCACATGATGCTGCTGAACCGATGTTTTATGTTTTTCATTATGAAGGAAAGAAAATTTCACTAGTAACAGACTTAGGATATGTAAGTGAGCGAATTAAAGGGACGGTAAAAAATTCTGATGCCCTTGTCTTTGAATCCAATCATGATGTAGGGATGCTTCGAATGGGACGTTACCCGTGGAATGTAAAGCGTCGAATTCTAAGCGATGTTGGCCATGTCTCGAATGAGGATGCAGCCCTTGCTTTAACTGATATTATTGGCGATCAAACAAAGCGTATTTATTTAGCGCATTTAAGCAAAGATAATAACATGAAAGATCTAGCCCGTATGTCAGTAGCACAAGTATTAGAACAACGAGGTTTTGGTCCTGGTGAACAGTTTGAGTTGTACGATACAGACCCGACAAAACCAACAGAAATGTTGTTTGTATAA
- the yycI gene encoding two-component system regulatory protein YycI, with amino-acid sequence MDWNKIKTIFILTFLILDLFLVFQFIDKRNASSQLSWIRETKIEEQLQAENISYPDIPEETVEEPFIRAEKKKFTRQELEKLTHQTITLIHDGPIVSILDKPYPLHENNVEDRLEEFLESYVYDGREYKVWKWNKETNKLLLFQTYNDRMIYYNENGLLSIQLDEKNQIIGYEQAHLENIQEVDDEGNNQDILQGIRALESLYRKNYLTYGSNVSNIELGYYKVVPLSGDVQFFAPTWHIQINEETNYFVNAIEGQIMELVEGGVENNEFTF; translated from the coding sequence ATGGATTGGAATAAGATAAAAACAATCTTCATTTTGACATTTCTTATCCTTGATTTATTTCTTGTTTTTCAATTTATCGATAAACGGAATGCAAGCAGTCAATTATCATGGATAAGGGAAACGAAAATTGAAGAGCAGCTGCAGGCTGAAAATATTTCTTACCCTGATATTCCTGAAGAAACCGTGGAAGAGCCATTTATTAGAGCAGAGAAGAAGAAATTTACGAGGCAGGAATTAGAGAAGCTCACGCATCAAACCATTACACTTATTCATGACGGACCGATTGTTTCGATATTAGATAAGCCATATCCTCTTCATGAAAATAATGTGGAAGATAGATTAGAAGAGTTTCTTGAAAGCTATGTGTATGATGGAAGAGAATATAAGGTTTGGAAATGGAATAAAGAAACCAATAAATTATTGCTTTTCCAGACTTACAATGACCGGATGATTTATTATAATGAGAATGGACTTCTGTCAATTCAGCTTGATGAAAAGAATCAAATTATTGGGTATGAGCAAGCCCACTTAGAAAACATTCAAGAGGTTGATGATGAAGGAAACAACCAAGATATTTTACAAGGAATTCGAGCTCTTGAAAGCCTCTATCGGAAAAATTATTTGACGTATGGAAGTAATGTGTCCAATATCGAATTAGGTTATTATAAGGTCGTTCCGCTCTCGGGCGATGTGCAATTCTTTGCCCCTACATGGCACATACAAATTAATGAAGAAACGAATTATTTTGTGAATGCGATCGAAGGACAGATTATGGAGCTCGTAGAAGGTGGAGTGGAAAATAATGAGTTTACATTTTAG
- the yycH gene encoding two-component system activity regulator YycH: MNLEHAKAVVLTLLVSLSFMLTWGLWTYQPQYETINDNTYLQEVAIGNKRSLAEIVQPELVVYHEDDKHFGMRKNEDIQAFNQQLTKWEAKSIEDVSAAVKEKGLPSFIRQNGSTEVIYPTSIPSYVFSKLFKTSEQIALQSVDRLLIRWPDQGKNKFTMYFISMDEQKVVRATIEQNIAQGMKAARKRASNNLEYFVYPINATRYLYLPDEKVNIPRLTYSAQLLESGDFKNALFNDPTVVKQYGSGQGERSFTDGTRALEVFHNDMLMRYVNPTDGEAPNEKSKQMLLNGIEFINDHSGWTDFYRLNHWDGSNQDVTYRLIVGNLPVFNLKNTQELVTIQQSFRDEQIYEYSRSLLNLRFKLDKESEQETVPSGYKLIQALKKTFPKYSPEKLNRATLGYQFVPVGYQASVVQFKPVWYVQYNGKWYKINLTDQGGSANGLE, translated from the coding sequence ATGAACTTAGAACATGCAAAAGCAGTTGTATTGACGTTATTAGTATCATTGAGCTTTATGCTTACGTGGGGGCTGTGGACGTATCAGCCACAATATGAAACGATTAATGACAATACATACTTACAAGAAGTTGCGATTGGCAATAAGCGAAGCCTTGCTGAAATTGTTCAACCTGAATTGGTTGTCTATCATGAAGATGACAAGCATTTTGGTATGCGCAAAAATGAAGATATTCAAGCATTTAACCAGCAGCTAACAAAGTGGGAAGCAAAGTCAATTGAGGATGTTTCTGCTGCTGTAAAGGAAAAAGGACTCCCGTCTTTTATAAGACAAAATGGCAGTACTGAAGTTATTTATCCCACTTCTATTCCGTCTTATGTGTTCAGTAAGTTATTTAAAACATCAGAGCAAATTGCCTTACAAAGTGTTGACCGGCTTCTGATTAGGTGGCCTGATCAAGGGAAGAACAAATTCACTATGTATTTTATCTCGATGGATGAACAGAAGGTAGTACGGGCAACAATTGAGCAAAATATTGCTCAAGGTATGAAGGCTGCCCGAAAGCGTGCTTCGAATAACCTGGAGTACTTTGTTTATCCAATTAATGCAACTCGTTATTTATACCTTCCTGATGAAAAGGTGAACATCCCGAGATTGACCTATTCAGCTCAATTATTAGAGTCGGGTGATTTTAAGAATGCTTTATTTAACGATCCGACTGTTGTAAAACAATATGGATCAGGACAAGGAGAACGTTCATTCACAGACGGCACAAGAGCGCTGGAGGTTTTTCATAATGATATGCTGATGCGTTATGTGAATCCAACAGATGGAGAGGCTCCAAATGAAAAAAGTAAGCAAATGCTTCTGAATGGGATTGAATTTATCAATGATCATTCAGGCTGGACGGACTTTTATCGTCTAAATCATTGGGATGGAAGTAATCAAGATGTAACGTATCGTTTAATTGTCGGGAATTTACCTGTCTTTAACTTAAAAAACACTCAGGAACTCGTTACTATTCAACAATCATTCCGTGATGAGCAGATCTATGAGTACTCGCGCTCATTGTTAAACCTGCGTTTCAAGCTAGACAAGGAAAGTGAACAAGAAACGGTACCATCGGGATATAAGCTCATTCAAGCACTGAAAAAGACATTCCCTAAATACAGTCCTGAAAAATTAAATCGAGCTACGCTTGGCTATCAATTCGTGCCTGTCGGATATCAAGCTTCAGTCGTACAATTCAAACCAGTTTGGTATGTACAGTACAATGGAAAGTGGTACAAGATTAATCTGACGGATCAAGGGGGAAGTGCAAATGGATTGGAATAA
- the walK gene encoding cell wall metabolism sensor histidine kinase WalK: MKRFGLFKSVHSKFILIYVLLILVAMQIIGVYFVQKLEEHLIANFTNSVNGRVQLIAYSVEQELKKVNGDELPVLQESIHQQLRNFTSDDISEIQVIDNKGRVISTSNPNNQGIIGKRTTEIRVKQTLLSGTESKQVLADPKNGHRMWVLIIPIKTSSDVAGVLYVEASMEKVYSQMREINQIFAAGTGIALVITAVLGVVLARAITRPISDMRRQALVMAKGDFSQNVRVYSDDEIGQLALTFNDLTEKLQEAKATTEDERRKLTSVLEHMSDGVIAADHKGNVILVNDPAIEMLDVSRDTIIGKPVDEVLELDQEIVMDQLQDNNYSVLLDFSENMKSYILKANFSLILKDESPNGFITVLQDVTEQEKIDRERKEFVANVSHELRTPLTTMRSYLEALTDGAWRDEGIAPRFLNVTQNETERMIRLVNALLQLSKLDSKDYRLDFEMIDFTEMFEQVIERFEMTKAQNVSFQRDLPQESLEVYIDQDKMTQVLDNIISNALKYSPEGGTVRFELIKQKRSMTVRISDEGMGIPKNNLAKIFERFYRVDKARTRKLGGTGLGLAIAKEIIELHDGKVWAESVEGEGTTISFILPLGKHSEVGKA; the protein is encoded by the coding sequence ATGAAACGGTTTGGTCTGTTTAAGTCGGTTCATTCGAAGTTTATATTAATTTATGTCCTCTTAATTCTTGTTGCTATGCAAATAATTGGGGTCTACTTTGTACAAAAGCTTGAAGAGCATCTCATTGCGAACTTTACGAACTCTGTGAATGGACGTGTGCAATTGATTGCTTATAGCGTGGAGCAGGAATTAAAAAAAGTAAATGGGGATGAGCTTCCTGTTTTGCAGGAGAGTATTCACCAACAACTGCGTAACTTCACTTCGGATGATATTTCAGAGATCCAAGTTATTGATAATAAAGGAAGAGTGATTAGTACGTCCAATCCTAATAACCAAGGGATTATCGGCAAGCGTACAACAGAGATCCGCGTTAAGCAGACGCTTCTGTCAGGGACAGAGTCCAAGCAGGTATTGGCGGATCCGAAGAATGGTCATCGAATGTGGGTCTTAATTATTCCAATTAAGACCTCTTCTGATGTGGCCGGGGTTCTCTATGTCGAAGCTTCCATGGAAAAAGTGTATTCTCAAATGCGTGAAATTAACCAAATCTTTGCAGCCGGGACCGGGATCGCCCTCGTTATTACGGCAGTCTTAGGTGTAGTGCTTGCCCGGGCTATCACAAGACCAATTTCAGATATGCGCAGGCAGGCATTAGTGATGGCAAAAGGAGATTTCTCACAAAATGTTCGGGTCTATAGTGATGATGAAATTGGGCAGCTTGCCTTGACGTTCAATGATCTAACAGAAAAGCTCCAAGAAGCGAAAGCAACGACAGAGGATGAACGGCGTAAGCTGACTTCTGTGCTGGAGCATATGAGTGACGGGGTAATTGCGGCGGATCATAAAGGGAACGTTATTTTGGTTAATGATCCGGCTATTGAGATGCTGGACGTTTCGCGTGACACCATTATTGGGAAACCAGTCGATGAAGTGTTAGAGTTGGACCAAGAAATTGTGATGGATCAACTGCAGGATAATAATTATTCCGTTCTGCTTGATTTCAGTGAGAATATGAAATCGTATATTTTGAAGGCGAATTTCTCGCTGATTTTAAAAGATGAGAGCCCAAATGGCTTTATTACGGTGCTTCAAGATGTAACGGAACAAGAGAAGATTGACAGAGAACGAAAAGAATTTGTTGCAAATGTTTCGCATGAATTACGAACGCCGCTTACAACGATGCGGAGTTATTTGGAAGCATTAACAGATGGAGCGTGGCGAGATGAAGGAATTGCACCACGTTTTTTAAATGTGACCCAAAATGAAACAGAGCGGATGATTAGGCTCGTTAATGCATTGCTTCAGCTTTCAAAGCTAGATAGTAAGGATTATCGGCTTGATTTCGAAATGATTGATTTCACAGAGATGTTCGAGCAAGTGATTGAACGATTCGAGATGACAAAGGCTCAAAACGTTAGCTTTCAGCGGGATCTACCTCAAGAAAGCTTAGAAGTCTATATTGATCAAGACAAGATGACACAGGTGCTCGATAATATTATTTCCAATGCATTAAAGTATTCACCTGAAGGCGGTACAGTAAGGTTTGAATTAATAAAGCAGAAGCGGTCAATGACTGTACGGATTAGTGATGAAGGAATGGGCATTCCAAAGAATAATCTTGCCAAGATCTTTGAACGTTTTTACCGGGTCGATAAAGCACGCACCCGGAAATTAGGTGGAACAGGATTAGGCTTGGCTATTGCCAAGGAAATAATTGAGCTGCATGACGGAAAAGTGTGGGCGGAAAGCGTTGAAGGAGAAGGAACGACCATATCATTTATTTTACCGCTTGGAAAGCATAGTGAGGTTGGGAAGGCATGA
- the yycF gene encoding response regulator YycF: MAKHILVVDDEQPIADILQFNLEKEGFKVTCAYDGEEALQKVKEGLPDLVLLDIMLPHRDGMEVCRELRKKYDMPVIMLTAKDSEIDKVLGLELGADDYVTKPFSTRELIARVKANLRRHHQEAEKTVGENGEIVIGSLTIHPDAYIVMKRGETIELTHREFELLHYLAQHIGQVMTREHLLQTVWGYDYFGDVRTVDVTVRRLREKIEDRPSHPMWIVTRRGVGYYMKKPDTET; this comes from the coding sequence GTGGCGAAGCATATTTTAGTTGTAGATGATGAGCAACCTATTGCAGATATTCTACAGTTTAATTTAGAGAAGGAAGGCTTCAAAGTAACGTGCGCTTATGATGGAGAAGAGGCCCTGCAAAAAGTAAAAGAAGGGCTACCAGACTTAGTGTTATTAGATATCATGCTTCCACATCGAGATGGAATGGAAGTATGTCGAGAGCTTCGAAAAAAATACGATATGCCTGTTATTATGTTAACAGCGAAAGATTCAGAGATAGATAAAGTATTAGGCTTAGAGCTTGGAGCGGACGACTATGTCACAAAGCCGTTCAGTACGCGTGAATTAATTGCCCGGGTAAAAGCCAACTTAAGACGCCACCACCAGGAAGCTGAAAAAACGGTTGGTGAGAATGGTGAGATTGTGATTGGCTCATTAACCATTCATCCAGATGCTTATATTGTAATGAAGCGAGGAGAAACGATTGAATTAACGCATCGTGAATTTGAATTGCTGCATTATTTAGCTCAGCATATTGGACAAGTGATGACACGTGAGCATTTACTGCAAACGGTTTGGGGATATGATTACTTTGGAGACGTGCGTACTGTCGATGTAACGGTACGGCGTTTAAGAGAAAAGATCGAAGACCGTCCGAGTCATCCAATGTGGATCGTGACTCGCAGAGGTGTTGGTTATTATATGAAAAAGCCAGACACGGAGACGTAA
- a CDS encoding peptidoglycan DD-metalloendopeptidase family protein, with protein sequence MFHLYKKLKGRFSTTEEKTPYIREHRELGKMFRRATLVACSTLLISISSVYADNQKSNLETVYHVYLEGERIGTVDDKGIVQQVIEEKVSDAEKNYDKYNLSAGEELQYIPEKVFRPQYNNNEVEKNLTEKLAVQAEATALKIDDEVVAYVKDKEEAEKLIESLKLQYVSQEILSKVEKNKETKDEPIADGDSKIIDVRLSKKVSIEEGKTVPEDILSVKKAIKLFNKGTLEPKKHEIQEGEVLGNIASQYDLSVKKLLELNPGVKENSLIQIGDQLNVQEYMPFVDVIIEKKGRSKQELPFEIEVVETDEMYRGDTKVKQAGQKGAKSTAYMLVKKNGKVVSKQILEEKTLKEPVKKIVYKGTKVVPSRGTGELEWPTHGGTITSVMGYRWGRQHKGIDIAGVSNRSIKAADNGVVEFAGRDGGYGNKVVVNHNNGTKTLYAHLSEINVQVGQTVPRGTKIGVMGTTGDSTGVHLHFEVLKNGSNVDPQNYF encoded by the coding sequence GTGTTTCACTTATATAAAAAATTGAAGGGTCGTTTTTCGACAACTGAAGAGAAAACACCTTATATTCGTGAACACCGCGAACTAGGTAAAATGTTTCGTCGTGCTACATTGGTTGCTTGTTCGACATTACTAATTTCGATTAGTTCAGTATATGCTGATAACCAAAAAAGCAATTTAGAAACGGTATATCATGTTTACCTAGAAGGTGAGCGCATCGGTACTGTGGATGATAAAGGTATCGTGCAGCAAGTAATTGAAGAGAAAGTTTCGGACGCTGAAAAAAATTATGATAAATATAATCTTTCTGCAGGAGAAGAACTGCAATACATACCGGAAAAAGTCTTCCGTCCTCAATATAATAATAATGAGGTGGAAAAAAATTTAACTGAAAAGCTTGCGGTCCAAGCGGAAGCTACAGCACTAAAGATTGATGATGAAGTTGTTGCATATGTAAAAGATAAAGAAGAGGCTGAAAAGTTAATCGAAAGCTTAAAGCTACAATATGTTTCCCAGGAAATATTGTCGAAAGTTGAAAAGAATAAAGAAACAAAAGATGAGCCAATTGCTGATGGTGATTCTAAAATTATAGACGTTCGTTTGTCGAAAAAAGTTTCAATCGAAGAGGGAAAAACTGTTCCAGAAGATATTCTTTCTGTCAAAAAAGCAATTAAGCTTTTTAACAAAGGAACATTAGAGCCTAAGAAGCATGAAATTCAAGAGGGCGAAGTGTTAGGAAATATTGCAAGTCAATATGACCTTAGTGTAAAGAAATTGCTTGAGTTAAATCCTGGAGTAAAAGAAAATAGCCTTATTCAAATTGGTGATCAACTAAATGTGCAAGAATATATGCCATTTGTAGATGTCATTATTGAGAAAAAAGGACGAAGTAAACAAGAGCTCCCATTTGAGATTGAAGTTGTTGAGACTGACGAAATGTATCGAGGCGATACGAAAGTTAAGCAAGCAGGACAAAAAGGTGCGAAGAGCACAGCATATATGCTTGTTAAGAAAAATGGAAAAGTTGTATCAAAACAAATATTAGAAGAAAAAACATTAAAAGAACCTGTCAAAAAGATCGTATATAAAGGAACAAAAGTAGTACCTTCACGCGGTACAGGTGAGCTTGAATGGCCTACACACGGCGGTACAATTACAAGTGTAATGGGATATCGTTGGGGCCGTCAGCATAAAGGAATTGATATTGCAGGTGTGAGCAATCGCTCAATCAAGGCTGCCGATAATGGAGTCGTTGAGTTTGCTGGACGTGACGGTGGCTATGGGAACAAGGTTGTTGTTAATCATAATAACGGCACAAAAACATTATATGCCCACTTATCTGAAATTAATGTCCAAGTAGGTCAAACCGTTCCACGTGGAACAAAGATTGGGGTTATGGGTACTACTGGTGACTCAACTGGCGTACATCTTCATTTCGAAGTATTGAAGAATGGTAGTAACGTCGACCCTCAAAACTATTTCTAA
- a CDS encoding adenylosuccinate synthase codes for MSSVVVVGTQWGDEGKGKITDYLSENAEVVARYQGGNNAGHTIAFDGETYKLHLIPSGIFYNDKVCVLGNGMVIDPKALVKELKYLHDRGISTDNLRISNRAHVILPYHLKQDEVEEERKGANKIGTTKKGIGPAYMDKAARVGIRIADLLDREEFENKLAHNLKEKNRLLEKMYDAEGFKLEDILDEYYEYGQQVAKYVCDTSVVLNDALDEGRRVLFEGAQGVMLDIDQGTYPFVTSSNPIAGGVTIGSGVGPSKIEHVVGVSKAYTTRVGDGPFPTELNNEIGDKIREVGREYGTTTGRPRRVGWFDSVVVRHARRVSGLTDLSLNSIDVLTGIETLKICVAYKYKGEVMEEFPASLKVLAECEPVYEELPGWTEDITGVRSLDDLPVNARHYIERVSQLTGIPLSIFSVGPDRKQTNMVRSVYAPH; via the coding sequence ATGTCATCAGTAGTAGTTGTGGGAACACAATGGGGCGATGAAGGTAAAGGAAAAATCACAGACTATCTATCAGAGAATGCAGAGGTTGTAGCTCGTTATCAAGGTGGTAACAATGCAGGGCATACAATTGCTTTTGACGGTGAAACGTACAAGCTTCACTTAATTCCATCAGGTATTTTCTACAATGATAAGGTTTGTGTGCTTGGAAATGGAATGGTAATTGATCCGAAGGCTCTTGTAAAAGAGTTAAAGTATCTACATGACCGTGGTATTAGCACAGATAATCTTCGTATTAGTAACCGTGCACATGTTATTCTACCTTATCATTTGAAACAAGATGAAGTAGAAGAAGAGCGCAAAGGTGCAAATAAGATTGGTACAACGAAAAAAGGAATTGGACCTGCTTATATGGATAAAGCAGCTCGTGTTGGTATCCGTATTGCAGACCTTCTTGATCGTGAAGAGTTTGAAAACAAACTTGCACATAATCTAAAAGAAAAGAATCGTCTTCTAGAAAAAATGTATGATGCTGAAGGTTTCAAATTAGAAGACATTCTAGATGAATATTATGAATATGGTCAACAAGTTGCAAAATACGTATGTGACACATCAGTTGTCTTAAATGATGCACTTGATGAAGGTCGCCGTGTGCTTTTCGAAGGTGCACAAGGTGTTATGCTTGATATTGACCAAGGAACGTATCCATTTGTAACATCTTCAAACCCAATTGCCGGGGGAGTTACAATTGGTTCGGGTGTTGGCCCATCGAAGATTGAGCACGTTGTTGGTGTATCAAAAGCATACACAACACGTGTAGGTGATGGCCCGTTCCCAACTGAATTAAATAATGAGATCGGTGACAAAATTCGTGAAGTAGGCCGCGAGTATGGAACAACAACTGGACGTCCACGTCGTGTCGGTTGGTTTGACAGCGTTGTTGTGCGTCATGCACGCCGTGTGAGCGGGCTAACAGACCTTTCACTTAACTCAATTGATGTTCTTACGGGCATTGAAACGTTAAAAATTTGCGTTGCTTACAAGTATAAAGGTGAAGTCATGGAAGAGTTCCCTGCAAGCTTGAAAGTACTCGCAGAATGTGAACCAGTTTATGAAGAGCTTCCAGGTTGGACAGAGGATATTACAGGTGTTCGCAGCTTAGATGATCTACCTGTAAATGCACGTCATTACATTGAGCGTGTATCACAGTTAACAGGTATTCCATTGTCTATCTTCTCTGTAGGTCCAGACCGTAAGCAGACTAATATGGTTCGTAGCGTTTATGCACCTCATTAA